The window CAAACGATTATCAGCGGTTTTGCGCTGCAATCAAAGGCCCGACTAGTTGAGTCCCATTCTAAGCATCATCTGTTCAAGCTTGGGAACGTCCTCGGGGTTGTTCAGTTCCCAAAACTCACGACCACGCGATTCGACAAGCACGCAGCGTACGCGGCGGCCTTGTTCAAGAAAGCGCAACTGTTCCAGTCCTTCCAGCTTTTCCAGCCGGCCTTCGGGCCAGCCGGCATAGTCGGCCAGCGCTTCGGGACGGTAGGCGTAGACGCCGACATGATGGTGCACCGGCGTCGGTTCGTCGTCGTCAAACGGCCCGGCCGCATAGGGCACAACCTCTTTCGAGAAATAGAGCGCCTGCATCTCATCATTGAAGACTGCCGTCGTGCCGCCGACCCGCCCGGCCTGGCGATCTGCGATCAGTTCGGCGCGCATCCGACCGGTGCTGTTGAGAACCGGTGTGGCCAGCGCAGCCTGCGGATCGGCGCGCAGACCCGTGACCAGATCTTCGATGAACCATGCTGGCGTCAGCGGCGCGTCGCCCTGCAGGTTGACCACGATCTCAGAGGTCAAACCCAGATTCGCGACAGCCTCGGCAACGCGCTCGGTCCCATTGCGGCAGGTGGCAGAGGTCATCGCGACCTCGGCGCCGAAGCCCCGGGCATGGTCGCGGATGCGCTCATCATCGGTGGCCACGATCACCCGGTCGATGCCGGGCACATCCATTGCCGCGTCCCAACTGCGACGAATGAGGCTGCGTGCCTCGCCACCCGCGCCCCGCAAGGCCACCAGCGGCTTGCCCGGATAACGGGTCGAGGCAAATCGTGCAGGGATGATGATCGTGACTGACATCCGGCTATTCTTTGACCAGCAGAACGCCCGGCGCAAAGGCGATGAAGAACGGGTTCTCAAAGCCCGGCTTGCCATAGGTCATCGGCGTATGGTCGTCGAACCGCACCACCTCGCCGCCCGCACCGCGCAAGACCGCATCGCCCGCCGCCGTGTCCCATTCCATGGTGCGGCCAAGACGAGGGTACAGATCCGCCTCGCCGGTGGCCACCAGACAGAACTTCAACGAAGACCCGGCGCTGGTCATGTCCCGCACGCCATAGCTGTTGATATAGTCGTCGGTCGCGGCGTCCCGGTGCGACTTGGACGCCACCACCATCAGCCCGCGATTGTCAGGCATCGGGTTCACGCCGATCGGATTGGTCTCACCCGGCTGATCGCCGAACGGGCCCGTTTCCTCGACCGAGCGACCATCGCCGGTGGTATAGAACAGCCGGCCCTTGGCGGGGGCATAGACGATGCCGCGCACAGGCACGCCATCCTCGACATAGGCGATATTGACCGTGAAATCGCCCCGGCGCTGGACGAATTCCTTGGTGCCATCCAGCGGGTCGACGATCAGGAATGTCCGCGCCACCTGCCCGTGGGTCTCGGCCTGTTCCTCGGTGACCAGGACGAAATCGGGAAATGCAGCCCGCAGCCCGGCAGAAATCAGCTGATCCGCGGCTTCGTCGGCCGCTGTTACGGGCGAGTCGTCGGATTTCGCACGCACCTCGAAATCCTCTGCGCCGTAAATTTCCATGATCTTCTCGCCTGCCGCCAGCGCAAGGCGACGCATCTCGGCTGACAATCGGTCGAATTCCATTGGATTTTGCCTTTTTTGACAGGGCAGGCCCCGGCCGCCATTGATTGAATATTAACTTGCGCCCCCTTATGGTCGCCATCAATGGGATGAGCAAGCATCCCGAGCGTTTTGCATCAGGTAGGATCTCAGCCGTGTTCGTCCAGCATCGCAACCGCAATATGGTCGAAGCGGCGTTCAGCACGCTGTTGCTGATGTATTTCCAGACCATCCATGTTTTGCGCAGCGAACACCGCAACCCGTTGATCGGCTTGCTGCTGGCGATCGTGCAGTCCTCACTGATGGTCGCCGTGTTTTTTGCTCTCTACTATGTGATCGGCGTCCGCACCTCGCCCATTCGCGGCGATTTCATGATCTTTATCATGAGCGGGATCTTTGTGTTCGTCACGCATGTGCAGGCGACGGGCGCCGTTTCAGGGTCAGGGGCGCTGACCTCCGGGATGACCAAACATGGACCGATGAATTCGGCGATCCTGATCGCGGGCGCCGCCATTGCGGTGCTTTATCGGCAAGTGCTGAGCTGCGTGGTCATCCTGGGCGCCTATCATGCATTCATCACCCCCGTTATCATAAATGACTGGGTTTCATGCATGGGCCTGCTGTTGCTTGCCTGGCTGTCGGGCTGCTGCGTCGGACTGGTCTTTCTGTCGATGCGGCCCTGGGCGCCCAAGGCATCGGGCCTGCTGACCACCGTCTATTCACGGCTGAACATGATTGCATCGGGCAAGATGTTCGTGGCCAACACCCTGCCGAACTTCATGTTGCCGTATTTTGCATGGAACCCCCTGTTTCACATCATTGATCAGATGCGCGGCTATGCCTTCATCAACTATGTGCCGCACAAGACAAATCTGGCCTATCCGATCTATTTCACCATCACGGTGGCGATGATCGGATTGATGGCTGAATTCGTAACGCGCAACCGGGTCTCGGCCAGCTGGACCGCAGGCAGATAGGACAGCTGGGTCAGCCCGCGGATTCCGCTTGCCTTGCCAGATGCCGGCATGCTCACCTCGGCCACAGATATCGTCCATAAGCCCAAGAGGCCCCGCGCATGACACTTTCTGCCGCTGACCGCGCCGTTCTGGAACAGGTGACAACCGCGACGGTGACGACGATCCTGTTGAAAAAGGGCTTGCGCAATGTGTGGATCCGCGGGGCGATGCCGCTGCGTCCCGATCAGCCGCGGATCGTGGGCGAGGCCTTTACCCTGCGCTTCGTACCCGCACGCGAAGATCTGGCGACACCGGCCAGTTGGGGCAGCCCGATCTCGACCCGGGCGGCCATCGAAGACATGCCCGAGGGCTGCATTTGCGTGATCGACGCCATGGGCGTCACCGATGCGGGGGTGTTTGGTGATATCCTTTGCGCACGCATGGCCAAACGGAACGTGGCGGCATTGGTCACTGATGGCGTGATCCGCGACCTGTCGGGCGTGCTGGCGAGCGGCCTGCCGGTCTGGTGCCGGGGTGCTGCGGCGCCACCCTCGGTCGCGGGACTGACCTTTGTCGGGTGGAACGAGACGATCGGTTGCGGCGGCGTCGCGGTGATACCGGGCGATGTGGTCGTGATCGACGGCGATGGCGCTGTCGTCATACCGCAGGCTCTGCTGCCAGAGGTGGTGGCCGAGGCCCCCGCCCAGGAGCAATTGGAAGGCTGGATTATCGAAGAGGTCGATCGCGGCACCAGGTTGCCCGGTCTTTATCCCATGAATGACGAGACCAAAGCCCGTTATCAATCCTGGCTTGATCGCGACACTACTGAGAGTTGATCGCTGCCGGATTTCACAGAGGACAGATAATAATTGAACCGAATCGACCAGTCTTTTTGGTCAGAATTCCACGTTTTTGACTGAACTTTCCTTTTACAACAATCAGTCAGCATGATTGAGTGAGGCTGCTTCAGCTTTCCGGGGATCGCGCCCCGCTGTCGGCTTGTTGTTTGATTGTGCCTTCGGGCACTTGTACTCGAGGATTGTGAACGATGAATGGTAAATTTCTAGCGATCGCGGTGGCGGCGACCGCTCTCACTGCCTGCTCTCTGAACCCCCGCGACTATGAAACGACCCCTGTCGTTGTCGAGACTGCGGCCGGCCCGGTGACCTGTCAGCTATACACCAAAGAGCAGGTGACATGGGACCGCGCGACCGCGCGCCCGAACAGCATGGATGTCGAAACCGCAGATAACGTTTGCCGGGCCGAGGGTCAGCGCGAACTGACCGGCGGCGCGAGTGCTGCCCCTGCGATCTAACAGCCTACACGGTTGTGGCTGTCGCACTGCGACGGCCAGAGGCCGCGATACTGCCGCTATCCGCCCAGCCAGACGGACCAGCGATGGTATCGCGGCCCACCAGGGTCAATCCGCCAGCCGCAGATAACCGCTAAGCCGGAAAACCGGCTGCGCGGCGCAACTGGCCCGTCACCATGCCACGCCAGTTTTTCTGATCGCCGGTCAGGTATTTCTCGACCACCTGATGCGACGGCTCCAGAACGCCCAGATGCACAAGGATCGCGGTGATCGCCGCCTCGCTTGCGCGGGTCCCGCCATCGCGGATCTTCAGCGCGACGCCCAGTTTCTTTTCCGGGATGATCGCCACAAAGACCGCCTCGGCGCCGGTCTTGACGGCCACCCGTCCCTCCATCGCCCGCATCAGTTCGGTGCAGGCCCGACCCTCACCCGCCACCAGTTCGGGAAAGGCACACATCGCCTGCACCAGCGCGCGCATCGCGTCGCCCCGCATGTCCGAGCCGGGCGCGGCAAAGGCCGCCATTGCACGGGCCAGACCCGTCACCGTACAGGCATGGTTCGGGGCCGAACAGCCGTCGATGCCATAGCCGGGGCTGGTCTCGCCCGTGACCTCTTCGAACGCCGCCTTGCCGGCCAGTTGCACCGGATGATCGACGTCGATATATTCAGTGCCGCCCTTCATGTGCTGGTTCAACGTGAGGAAACCAGCATGTTTACCCGAGCAATTGTTGTGCAGCTGGCATGCGCTCAACCCCGAACAGGTCAGTCGCGCGGCCTCTGGTTTGTCGCCCGGCATGTGCGAGCCGCACCGCAGGTCGCGCTCGGCCAGACCGCGCGCCTTCAGCCAGTCACCGACCTCGCGCACATGAATCGACGCGCCATTATGGCTGGCGCAGGACAGCGCCAGATGCTGCGTCTGCAAGCCCGCAGCCCGCGCCGCGCCGCTTTCAAGCAGGGGCAAGGCCTGGATCATCTTGCATGATGAGCGTGGAAAGATCACCGCCTCGGGATCACCCCATGCCTGCACGATGCCGGATGGATCACAAACCACCGCGTGCCCCTGATGCACGCTTTCCAGCATGTCGCCACGCCACAACTCGATCAAATCAACGGCCGCCATCGACAATTCCCCTGACATTTGCGCGATTTCCCGCCAAAGGGTCTTTTTCGCACGGATGATTTAGCGTTATTCTGCCGCCAGTCGGTTGAAAACACCACCGCAATCAGAAACAACGCCGGCGAACAGGCGAGTTGGCAGGAGGCCAGAGCATGAATTCATTTACGCTGCGAGGATTGATCGCCATTGCAGTTACTGCTGGCGGCATTTCGACCGCACAGGCACAGGAATCCACGAATGTCGTCGCGACCGAAGACGACTGGACGGTTTTCGCTGCGGATAACCCCAAGGAATGCTGGGCTGTTTCGCCGCCACGGTCGTCGCGGAACACGGACGCAGAGGGCAACGCCAAAGACGTGACCCGCGGCGATATCCGTCTGTATGTCGCCTATCGCCCCGGACAAGAGGGCGAGGTGTCATTCAGCGGCGGCTATCCTTTCGCACCGGATTCGACGGTCGAGGTGGATATCGGCGGCGCCAAATACAATCTCTTTACCGAGGGCGAAAGCGCCTGGACCGGCAGCCCGACCGAAGACAGCAAGCTGATCGGCTCGTTGCGGGCAGGCTCCAGCGCGACGATCGTTGGCCGTTCGGCTCGTGGCACCGTCACGACTGACACGTTCAGCCTGGCCGGGATCACTGCTGCGACCAACACCGCACGGTCACGCTGCGAATAATCACGGATGCGCCATCGACCCCTTGGCGCATCAATCGGACAAACACAGGGCAGGCAGCGTCGATCGGCGCCCTGCCCTGTTGCCGCTCTGTAACCTCACGACGGATTTCGAACCAAACTGACCGTGCTGGTTGATTTGCCGGCCGGTTTCGCCTATTTCGGCTTCTTTCCAATCTCTCTGCCGGTGAACCCATGTCTGCCCCGATCACGCAGGATGTCCTGACCATCCCCCGCAAACTGCCCGAAGGCGGTCGCACGAATATTGTTGGCCTGACACGGGATCAGTTGCGCGATGCGCTGCTGGCCGCCGGCACGCCCGAAAAGCAGGTCAAGATGCGCGTCGGGCAGGTCTGGCAGTGGGTCTATCACTGGGGTGCGCGCGATTTCTCGGCGATGACCAATCTGGCGAAGGATTATCGCGCCATGCTGGCCGATCAATTCGAAATCACGCTGCCCGAGGTCGTGACGCGGCAGGTCAGCGCGGACGGCACCCATAAATATCTGCTGCGTATCGCAGGCGGGCACGAGGTCGAGGCGGTCTATATCCCCGAGGACACGCGCGGCACGCTGTGTATCTCATCGCAGGTCGGCTGCACGCTGACCTGTTCCTTCTGCCATACCGGCACGCAAAAGCTGGTGCGCAACCTGACGCCCGCCGAGATCGTCGGGCAGGTCATGGTTGCGCGTGATGATCTGGACGAATGGCCACTTCAGGGCGCGCCCAAGAATGAAACGCGCCTGATCAGCAATGTCGTGCTGATGGGTATGGGCGAACCCTTGTACAATTTCGAGAACGTGCGCGACGCGATGAAGGTGGTGATGGACAATGAGGGGCTTAGCCTCTCACGGCGCCGGATCACCCTGTCGACCAGTGGCGTCGTCCCGGAAATCGCCCGCACCGCCGAGGAAATCGGCTGCCTGCTGGCCGTGTCGTTCCATGCCACGACCGATGAAGTGCGCGATGGGCTTGTGCCGATCAACAAGCGCTGGAACATCGAAACGCTGCTGAACGCGCTGCGCGAATATCCGCGCCTGTCCAACAGCGAACGCATCACCTTTGAATATGTGATGCTGGACGGCGTGAATGACAGCGACGAAGATGCGCGCCGTCTGGTCAAGCTGATCCGGGGCATCCCCGCCAAGATCAACCTGATCCCGTTCAACGAATGGCCCGGCGCGCCCTACAAGCGCAGCAGCTGGCAACGGATCGAGGCATTTGCCGATATCGTCCACAAGGCCGGCTATGCCAGCCCGATCCGCACCCCGCGGGGCGAGGATATCATGGCGGCCTGCGGCCAGTTGAAATCTGCG is drawn from Paracoccus tegillarcae and contains these coding sequences:
- a CDS encoding 3-deoxy-manno-octulosonate cytidylyltransferase, which produces MSVTIIIPARFASTRYPGKPLVALRGAGGEARSLIRRSWDAAMDVPGIDRVIVATDDERIRDHARGFGAEVAMTSATCRNGTERVAEAVANLGLTSEIVVNLQGDAPLTPAWFIEDLVTGLRADPQAALATPVLNSTGRMRAELIADRQAGRVGGTTAVFNDEMQALYFSKEVVPYAAGPFDDDEPTPVHHHVGVYAYRPEALADYAGWPEGRLEKLEGLEQLRFLEQGRRVRCVLVESRGREFWELNNPEDVPKLEQMMLRMGLN
- the cysQ gene encoding 3'(2'),5'-bisphosphate nucleotidase CysQ, whose amino-acid sequence is MEFDRLSAEMRRLALAAGEKIMEIYGAEDFEVRAKSDDSPVTAADEAADQLISAGLRAAFPDFVLVTEEQAETHGQVARTFLIVDPLDGTKEFVQRRGDFTVNIAYVEDGVPVRGIVYAPAKGRLFYTTGDGRSVEETGPFGDQPGETNPIGVNPMPDNRGLMVVASKSHRDAATDDYINSYGVRDMTSAGSSLKFCLVATGEADLYPRLGRTMEWDTAAGDAVLRGAGGEVVRFDDHTPMTYGKPGFENPFFIAFAPGVLLVKE
- a CDS encoding ABC transporter permease — protein: MFVQHRNRNMVEAAFSTLLLMYFQTIHVLRSEHRNPLIGLLLAIVQSSLMVAVFFALYYVIGVRTSPIRGDFMIFIMSGIFVFVTHVQATGAVSGSGALTSGMTKHGPMNSAILIAGAAIAVLYRQVLSCVVILGAYHAFITPVIINDWVSCMGLLLLAWLSGCCVGLVFLSMRPWAPKASGLLTTVYSRLNMIASGKMFVANTLPNFMLPYFAWNPLFHIIDQMRGYAFINYVPHKTNLAYPIYFTITVAMIGLMAEFVTRNRVSASWTAGR
- a CDS encoding ribonuclease activity regulator RraA gives rise to the protein MTLSAADRAVLEQVTTATVTTILLKKGLRNVWIRGAMPLRPDQPRIVGEAFTLRFVPAREDLATPASWGSPISTRAAIEDMPEGCICVIDAMGVTDAGVFGDILCARMAKRNVAALVTDGVIRDLSGVLASGLPVWCRGAAAPPSVAGLTFVGWNETIGCGGVAVIPGDVVVIDGDGAVVIPQALLPEVVAEAPAQEQLEGWIIEEVDRGTRLPGLYPMNDETKARYQSWLDRDTTES
- the rlmN gene encoding 23S rRNA (adenine(2503)-C(2))-methyltransferase RlmN, which gives rise to MSAPITQDVLTIPRKLPEGGRTNIVGLTRDQLRDALLAAGTPEKQVKMRVGQVWQWVYHWGARDFSAMTNLAKDYRAMLADQFEITLPEVVTRQVSADGTHKYLLRIAGGHEVEAVYIPEDTRGTLCISSQVGCTLTCSFCHTGTQKLVRNLTPAEIVGQVMVARDDLDEWPLQGAPKNETRLISNVVLMGMGEPLYNFENVRDAMKVVMDNEGLSLSRRRITLSTSGVVPEIARTAEEIGCLLAVSFHATTDEVRDGLVPINKRWNIETLLNALREYPRLSNSERITFEYVMLDGVNDSDEDARRLVKLIRGIPAKINLIPFNEWPGAPYKRSSWQRIEAFADIVHKAGYASPIRTPRGEDIMAACGQLKSASERGRKSKAQIEAEAAG
- a CDS encoding asparaginase; this translates as MAAVDLIELWRGDMLESVHQGHAVVCDPSGIVQAWGDPEAVIFPRSSCKMIQALPLLESGAARAAGLQTQHLALSCASHNGASIHVREVGDWLKARGLAERDLRCGSHMPGDKPEAARLTCSGLSACQLHNNCSGKHAGFLTLNQHMKGGTEYIDVDHPVQLAGKAAFEEVTGETSPGYGIDGCSAPNHACTVTGLARAMAAFAAPGSDMRGDAMRALVQAMCAFPELVAGEGRACTELMRAMEGRVAVKTGAEAVFVAIIPEKKLGVALKIRDGGTRASEAAITAILVHLGVLEPSHQVVEKYLTGDQKNWRGMVTGQLRRAAGFPA